GTAATTAGTCTTGGCAGTATCTCTGGGATCCTTGATGGTGTTAATCCATGACAAAAGATTTGGGAAAAAGTGATAAGTAGTTTTTACAAATGCCACCAGTGTATGATTGTTACTCATCTATCTGTTTAGCAACTTCCTAAAATGCTTATACAGCGGATAAACAAATACAGCCTTTATTGATTTATCCTTCTTATTGTAACGGTCATTTCTGCCTCTACCACAGGTTTCACCTACCTTGATCCAATTTGCTGCCTTATAACAAGTGCCAAAAAAGCGTTGCTTTTCTACAAATGTCTCTAAAAGCACAA
Above is a genomic segment from Methanophagales archaeon containing:
- a CDS encoding DUF4338 domain-containing protein, giving the protein VLLETFVEKQRFFGTCYKAANWIKVGETCGRGRNDRYNKKDKSIKAVFVYPLYKHFRKLLNR